ATCTGCACAATGGTATAAttagtatttttaaaaagttgtggAAAAAAACTAATCATGAAAATACTGCAAAATCTATCCTTTTACGTGGCTGCAGTATTAATTGTGATCTGAAATTAATAAGATGCAGGAAAAAGTGTTTTGGATGAAATCCAAAACAAGATTATCATATTCCCAGAGCATTTCACTAAATGATATTTTGGTTAGCTGATTGTTGGATGGCAATTAGACTACTCTAAACAGACTGAGATAATTCATGAATGTTCTATTACTGTCCAGCTAAATGAGGTGCAGACTTGCCCCTGGTCAATATTATGATTCAATTCTGTCTTGATGTGTTCACATTAATTTTAATAAAAGTACAAATATTATAGAGTGAGATATTTAATATTGTTTTACAATACACTTTAATTGCAAGTTGTGCCCCTTATTTAgttacttttcatttcatttatttagTAACTGTCTTCATTCAGAATTTTCTTCACTGAAATTACGGTTTTTTGGAACAATGCAGAATTGAGTTTGACTACAAAACCACCTGATCTCCATAAGCTATATTTATATTGCATTGATAAGTGGAAATACTAGATTGGATAGAAAGTTTTCGCTGGAGATCCAAGAATAATACTGGGTCTCATCAAATCTGTCCACCCCTCTCCCAACGCTACCGCAGTTGGAAACATAAGCAACAAAACTACGCGTGCGGTGACTTTATTGGTGATAAAATTTAAAATTCAGAACACTGTAAATATCAATAGTAGACCACTTAACATCAGAGAACCATACTAACCACAGTATACAATGCAGATTACAAATATTGAGAAAGTGAAATAACTTTATAAGATGATAGGCCTCGGAATTCAGCGCATTCATCATGCAATTTCCCCAAACAGTGGTTGTTATTAACTCGTCTACGTGTTAGTGTTCACTTTGTTATACAAACCCACGACACCTACAAACGTAAAGTTAAATTCTTGACTTCTGGTGTCATGCATTTTTTTAGTTGCGTCTAATCGCAGTTACCTATGCTACCGTTCGTTAcagcaaagtttaaaataaacCTTTCTGTTTTAGAAACGTCTTATATATGTTAGGTTTTAAAGCGAGTCGGAGCGAAAGCGGACGATTCCAGCTGTACAGTCAATCAGATTAAACTCCGCATTTAAGCATTTATACCTTGACCCAAGGCTATAATTAACATTAAAATGACTCGCTAACTTCTGAAGATTAGCTCTACTATCCGCGTGTGTAACAACAGGTGGCAGCAGAGAACTTTGGCAATTATAAATGTACTggctttttttaaatttgaaaaatTAACACACTTGTAAGATTATCAGTCGTTTTCAGTTAAACCCGAGTCTCGACTATGCTGTTCTACATTCCAACAACTTCTTGAAACTTTTCTGGAAACTGTCATCCAGAAACGCGTACagcaaaggatttaaacaagAATTGGCGTAACTGAGACTGGTGATGAAGTAGGCGATGCCGATAACTAGCGGTGTCTCCTGGACATCCGTGGTCAAAGCGACAATGGTAGTGAGATGAAAAGGGGTCCAGCAGAAAAGACACACTGCCAGCACTATAAAGACCATGAGCGTCACCCTCTTCTTCGCTTTGTCCAGGGCTTTGGCGTTTGAATTCAGGTGCATGCTTCGGAGTCTGTACAACATCATAGCGTAGAGAACACAAATGGTGGAGACTGGGATTGCGAAACCGAGGATGAGGGTATAGATACGACTCGCTTTCAACCAGGCGCGTTCCGGTTTGGGAAACACCAGGACGCAGCTCTTCCTGTTCATAGAGTCGGTGTAGACTTCGGCAAAGATCGTGAAGGGTAAAACGATGAGAGTAACCAGGACCCAAACACAGAGGCTGACGATTTTGGCAGCCCTGTAGGTGCGCTGTGGCAACTTCTTCGAGCGAACGGTGGCCAAGACCACCAGATAGCGGTCAATGCTCATGACAGTCAGGAAATAAATGCTGGAAAATATGTTGTAATGGTCTATGGAAAGAATAAGCTTGCATATGATCTCCCCGAACGGCCAGTAGTGGAGAAGATGGTCCGCTATATTGATTGGCAGAACGAGAGTGAAAAGATCGTCGGCAATAGCCAAATTTAGAATGAACATATTAGTTACTGTCTTCATCTTAGGAGCTTTTAAAATCACGTAGATCACGGCTGTGTTGCCGGTAAGGCCGGCAGCGCAAATTACTGAATAGATCACGGGGAGTATAATGTAAAAATCTGGATATTGTTCATGCATGAAGTTAGTGTCTGTACCATTGTAGAACTCACACATATCCTGCGAGGCGGAGCAAGATTTATTGAGGATCCCTGGTCCGGAACTGTTTTCCATGTTGTTTAATGTTTGTCCCAAGGGCGTATGTACTGAAGTCGAATCTATACAGAAACAGACATCATTATGCTGTTAAAAATATCGGTGTATACGCTGTTTTTCAGGATGATTGTTAATCGCTCACGACCGCTTATAAAACAACACGTATACAATACCAGGAGTGACCCTGTCGGTTTCAGTCGGGATAACTGGAGTCTTGCTCTTCAGCACAACATCCAGTTAGTTCCTTGCGTGAAAATGCCCCAAGCGAAAAGAGAAATGGGTCCATCAAGTTGCCATTAGCAACGTACCATTCCCCATCTCAGCGGCAATGAAATCCTTTTCTCGCGGGTTCCACTTCATTGTAATAAGTTGTGCTTTAAATTGCTTGACCTACGCAAACATAAAGGCACAGTTACCAACTACACATAACATATATCCTTAAAGAAGTTTATCAATTCTCTTAATGTTAATACATCATTAATGAGCGGCCATTATATATCATATATTCATAATTTAACAAATACTATTCTTGTTCACTTATTTGGTAAATCTCCCTCCTCAGATTGAAAACTTTTAACAGTTTACAGTATCTTTTGAAAAGACGAAACAACCGAGGccattaaaaacaaaaagctGGTTTGTACTTCGTCAGGTACATTGCCCTTAAATGGATGCAGCGCATTCGAGAGGCTGTGGTTGTCCGGCACGCAGGCGATAGAAACAGTCAGGGCACCCTGCTCTGCAGCAGCCAAAATGGGACCTCTCTAGTAGTGTTCGAGGAGATGTATCTTCAGAAATGCTGACGTCCAATCCGCTGATCTTTCTTCTGGCAcgcctttttttttctcttttaatcTTCTTCTGCAAATAAATATCTAAATTTCACGCATTCATCATTAGTATTTTTTTTCCAACTCTATCGAACGAAAGCCAAAATCAACCAatgcaatttgtttttatttaaaactAAGGTCCCATTTATATTGCATCAGCTTCAAATCATGAGCTGGTGGTGTTTTAACGTGAGTGTACTTACTTCACTAGCAGGCAGCTTCTAACTGAAATGATCCAATAAAGTTTAGTTCATCGCAGCCACCGTCCTTCAGATATTAGGGTCGCTACAATCTCTTAATTTATACATCTGCTAACAATAGAAAATGTTGCACGCCGTGTTTAAAATCGTCGATCGGTTTGGTATATGAACCAATGAAGCAAAGGTTTGCCCAGCAAAGTTACCACCATTCTGTAAAATTGGACAGGCATATTACATCGAAGGATATTTTGTCAAACATGTTGATCCTAGTGAGTGAGATCGAACTGTAACTGTCCTACAATAAATCAAAGCCAACTGCATCTTTAAAACGTGCATTATACGTTCACATTACGGATGGAGGAGATAGAGAATTCTCCCACTGCACCTCAACTGATACGATGCAATAATTATAATTCTTAAATGTATGATGGCTAGTTTTACACACATCACAACTAAACAACTCTACTTCCATACTTTACGGCCAAATTGCATGTAACATCAAATAAATCTGGATAGCAACAGCATTTATATTATAATTGAAAATGTTTTTATGTTACTTATGACTGATCTTACAATCCGCCTCGGCATTTGAAAAGgaagaaacctgaaataaatattgaaaattctGAAAAATcagtttctctttctctttcggTGATGAGAGGccattcctgcctcagcaagggtcTGGACTCACTgctatttgcctatcgccacagaaGGTCTACGGCGGAcgtgatctcactggctctccacgcGGCCTTGGTTCATCCGGACAACACAAATCCCTATGTCACaatgttgtttattgattacagctcagcgcttaacaccatcattcctagaaCCCTGATAGAAAAGttccagaacctggacctctgtacctccctttgcaaatgGACCCTCGGCTTCTTAACCACAAAAATAATATCTCcacttcgctgacaatcaacacgggcgcacctcagggatatgAGGCGATACAGcctttgttggcagaatttcaggtggtgacgagaggacgtacaggagcaagatatacagCTAGTTCacagtcataatcatactttattgatcccagggggaaactggttttcattacagttgcaccataaataataaatagtcatagaaccataaatacttaaatagtaatatgtaaattatgccagtaaattatgaaataagtccaggaccagcctatcggcacagagtgtctgaccctccaagggaggaattgtaaagtttgatggccacaggcaggaatgacttcctatgacgctctgtgctgcatcttggaggaatgagtctctggctgaatgtattcctgtgcccacccagtacattatgtagtggatgggagacattgaccaagatggcatgcaacttagacagcatcctcttttcagacaccaccgtgagagagtccagttccatccccacaacatcactggccttatgaataagtttgttgattcagttggtgcctgctgccccagcacacaacagcaaacatgatagcactggccaccacagactcatagaacatcctcggcatcgtccggcagatgttaaaggacctcagtctcctcaggaagtagagacggctctgacccttcttgtagacagcctcagtgttctttgaccagtccggtttattgtcaatttgtatccccaggtatttgtaatcctccaccatgtccacactgacctcctggatggaaacaggggtcactagtaccttagctcttctcaggtctaccaccagctccttagtctttttcacattaagctgcagataattctgctcacaccatgtgacaaagtttcctacagtagccctgtactcaacctcatctcccttgctgatgcatccaactatggcagagtcatcagaaaaattctgaagatgacaagactctgtgcagtagttgaagtccgaggtgtaaatggtgaagagaaagggagacaagtcagtcccctgtggagccccagtgctgctgatcactctgtcagacacacagtgttgcaagcacaggtactgtggtctgccagtcaggtaatcaagaatccatgataccaggaaagcatccacctgcatcgctgtcagcttctcccccagcagagcagggtggatggtgttgaacgcactggagaagtcaaaaaacatgaccctcacagtgctcgctggcttgtccaggtgggcgtagacacggttcagaaggtagacgatggcatcctcaactcctagtcggggctggtaggcgaactggaggagatctaagtgtggcctgagcATAGGCcgaagcagctccagaacaagtctttccagggtcttcatgatgtgggaggtcaatgccgccggtctgtagtcattgaggccgctggggcgcggcatctttagcacagggacgaggcaggacgtcttccacagcacaggagccctctggagcctcaggctcaggttgaatacatggcgaagtactccacatagctgagggagTCGCTGTGGAGTTGTGTGGAGTCGCAGCAACAACCCTGCGCTCGACGACAATTAGACCAAAACTGATTCCAGACTCTGGTAAgaataagacgagggaacacacaccattccTCATAGAGgtatcggaagtggagagagtgagcaatttcaagttcctgggtatcaatatctctgaggacataACATATTGATACAACTGGAGACGGCACGACACCggctatatctcattaggagttcgaggagatttggtatattacCAAAaccactcgcaaatttctacatatgttCCGCGGAGAGCAACGAAACTGGCTCCATCAccatctggtgggggggggggggtggataacGTAAACGATCGAAGTAAGATGCAGTGAGTTGtacaattagtcagctccatcatgggtactagcctccgtagtatccaggtcatcttcCTGGAGCGATACCTCGGAAAGACGGCGTCCATCATTAGGAACCTACTCTacccaggccatgtcctcttcccattgctaccatcggaaaggaggtacagaagcctgaaggcacacactcagcgattcgggcaaagcttcttcccctctgccatccgatttctgaatggacattgaacccacgaacactaccttgctggttttttttttaatttccagttTTGCTttacttttttaactatttaatgatacatatactcactgtaattcacaatTCTCTTTTCCTGTCTGTTATCATGCTTTGCATTGTAgtgttgctgcaaagttaaccAGTTTCATGACATAGGCCTGTGATATGACAGTGATTTGGATCCCACACATGCTGTTTGGACTGCTGAGAGCCTCCTTTTCAACATTGTCATTTCTAATTCCACTTGGGCATTTATTATCTTGTATAAACATTACTTCTAATTACTATAatgagatttttttaaattatagcaTTGATGGAAGTCGTTGCAACCCTGCGCGAGTGTATGCCATACCAATCATGAAATACGGAAGAGAGACAATGTATTAAATATCATTGTTGCGAAATAATGTCTCAGAGTCGGATTTAAGATTTGAATCAACCACATGTAATGACATGCAGTAAATTTCTAAATGATGAGAAACTTCGAAATAAAAACAGGTCAAAAGCTGTACTGCTTTGGGGTAAGTGCTTGTTAGTGCTTGTCCCCGAAGTGAACTTGAAAATGAAGTAACGAGAAGCGTGCTCGAACGCCTGCGTCGTTGTTTAATCGGTTCAGATATTTCTTCAGAAATTTAAAACACTCGCCCTGTGATCTTTGGAAGCTCATTATTCAGAGCTACTAATGTGTGTGTGAAATTTGCACAAAATTCCAATTGCGCTCACGGTAGCCAGtcacttctgaaatacctgccaCCTTCGCATTTCATGTAAATCAATGGGATGTTGTTGGCTTCGCCCAGTGCTTACTGTAAGAATGGAAATTAAAGGGCTAAATTTCTGAAATCAGCCAATGAAAAGGGGTGTCTTTTGAAATTACACTAAAACGACATTTCCTCTCACCTTGTTTATCGTTGGCACAATATTTAATTTGAACACAATCGTATGTCCAAATGGAGCT
The sequence above is drawn from the Mobula hypostoma chromosome 2, sMobHyp1.1, whole genome shotgun sequence genome and encodes:
- the npbwr2b gene encoding neuropeptides B/W receptor type 2b, whose product is MKWNPREKDFIAAEMGNDSTSVHTPLGQTLNNMENSSGPGILNKSCSASQDMCEFYNGTDTNFMHEQYPDFYIILPVIYSVICAAGLTGNTAVIYVILKAPKMKTVTNMFILNLAIADDLFTLVLPINIADHLLHYWPFGEIICKLILSIDHYNIFSSIYFLTVMSIDRYLVVLATVRSKKLPQRTYRAAKIVSLCVWVLVTLIVLPFTIFAEVYTDSMNRKSCVLVFPKPERAWLKASRIYTLILGFAIPVSTICVLYAMMLYRLRSMHLNSNAKALDKAKKRVTLMVFIVLAVCLFCWTPFHLTTIVALTTDVQETPLVIGIAYFITSLSYANSCLNPLLYAFLDDSFQKSFKKLLECRTA